A single Terriglobales bacterium DNA region contains:
- a CDS encoding error-prone DNA polymerase, translating into MYIELHSRSAFSFLEGASLPEALIAVCADYGMPAMALLDRNGVYGAPRFHLAAQKFNILAHIGAEVTVDDTLFGEAGPARYPLLVESRQGYQNLCRLITRTKLRAKKEESAARIEELEEHASGLVCLTGGEDGPLAEALMRGGYEEGVRAVERMMRIFGPQNVYVELQRHFDRREEARNQAAVAIARKLSLPILATNGVSYATAAEREILDVFTCIRHHRQLENAGRLLSINSERFIRTPAEMEQLFADLPEAISNTTMLSSRLKFTLKDLGYEFPRYPVPAGETTISFLHERTREGMHERYRQKSPDLRERAQQQIERELALIERLKLEGYFLIVWDIVRFCREQRILVQGRGSAANSAVCYALGITAIDPVGMELLFERFLSAERGELPDIDLDLPSGDQRERVIQHVYAQYGAHGAAMTANVITYRGRSAAREVGKSLGFDVETLDRLSALVGSWEWKGPTDTMEQQFRHAGFDLCHPRISKFLDLALRVQDLPRHLGQHSGGMVVCQGQLSSVVPLEAASMPGRVVVQWDKEDCADLNLVKIDLLGLGMMAVLEDCIELIPQHYGDRVELAQLPQNDPQVYEGLQQADTVGLFQVESRAQMSALPRNRPKCFYDIVIQVAIIRPGPIVGKMMNPYLKRRQGLEPVSYAHPKLEPVLKRTLGVPLFQEQLLRMAMVVANFSGGEAEELRRAMGNKRSQAKMAVIETRLRSGMTENGIGQQAQDEIVQSIVSFALYGFPESHAASFALLAYASAYLKCHYLAAFTAALLNNQPMGFYHPATIVKDAQRHGLRIRPVDVTRSYWPCTLECECGGDAPHNRPSCGISLRMGLRYVRGLREEAALALVNERNRKIFSSVDDLARRVPELRRNELNTLAQIGALNGLGGPFSPSQHAAADLGKGTGFRRADKNSEINSALAAEVSTFNEGVLSTKPEHAKEGEISQPLSARLKVDALTRTENQKYFSARQALPNAKFHRRDVLWQVEKAAWVEGPLIADIVEPDPPSPLAQMTSEERLIADYHGTGLTVGPHPMLYRREEMNRMRVVRAIDLCHLKHGQFTRIAGCVIARQRPGTANGFIFLSLEDETGISNAIIMPDLYDQNRLLVIHERFLLIEGILQNVENVISVKALRVSRLEITDAVTRSHDFH; encoded by the coding sequence ATGTACATAGAACTCCATTCCCGATCTGCTTTCAGCTTTCTCGAAGGCGCTTCCCTGCCCGAAGCCCTGATTGCTGTCTGTGCAGACTACGGCATGCCGGCGATGGCGCTGCTCGATCGCAATGGCGTATACGGAGCACCGCGATTTCATTTGGCAGCTCAGAAGTTCAACATTCTCGCTCATATCGGTGCGGAAGTCACAGTCGATGACACTCTCTTCGGCGAAGCTGGACCCGCACGTTATCCCTTGCTCGTCGAATCGCGTCAGGGATATCAGAATCTTTGCCGGCTCATTACCCGCACGAAATTGCGCGCAAAGAAAGAAGAAAGCGCAGCTCGGATAGAGGAACTGGAAGAGCATGCTAGTGGACTGGTCTGTCTTACCGGCGGCGAAGACGGCCCGCTCGCCGAGGCTCTCATGCGCGGTGGATACGAGGAAGGAGTGCGCGCAGTGGAGCGCATGATGCGCATCTTCGGTCCGCAGAATGTATACGTGGAGTTGCAAAGACATTTCGATCGACGCGAAGAAGCTCGCAACCAGGCTGCGGTCGCCATTGCGCGCAAACTAAGTCTTCCCATTCTTGCGACAAACGGTGTGTCATATGCAACGGCTGCGGAGCGCGAGATTCTTGATGTCTTCACCTGCATTCGTCATCACCGGCAACTGGAGAATGCAGGGCGCCTGCTCTCGATCAACTCCGAACGATTCATTCGTACACCTGCCGAAATGGAACAGCTCTTTGCCGATCTGCCGGAAGCAATTTCAAATACCACGATGCTTTCCAGCCGACTGAAGTTCACGCTGAAGGATCTTGGATACGAATTTCCACGGTATCCGGTGCCTGCGGGGGAGACGACGATTTCGTTTCTTCACGAACGCACCAGAGAAGGCATGCATGAGCGCTACAGGCAGAAGTCGCCTGATTTGCGTGAACGCGCCCAGCAGCAAATCGAACGCGAACTGGCGCTCATCGAGCGTCTCAAACTTGAAGGCTATTTCCTCATCGTATGGGACATCGTTCGCTTCTGCCGCGAACAACGCATTCTGGTGCAAGGGCGTGGATCGGCTGCCAACAGCGCCGTTTGTTATGCGCTGGGAATTACAGCCATCGATCCAGTGGGCATGGAGTTGCTCTTTGAGCGCTTCCTTTCCGCAGAACGAGGCGAGTTGCCGGACATCGATCTCGACTTGCCCAGCGGTGACCAGCGCGAGCGCGTAATTCAGCATGTTTACGCGCAGTACGGCGCACACGGAGCCGCCATGACAGCAAATGTCATTACCTATCGCGGACGCTCGGCAGCCCGCGAGGTAGGCAAATCGCTCGGCTTCGATGTCGAGACTCTGGATCGATTGTCCGCGCTGGTTGGTTCATGGGAGTGGAAAGGACCGACAGACACGATGGAGCAGCAATTCCGCCACGCAGGATTTGATCTTTGCCATCCACGCATCTCGAAATTCCTCGACCTTGCTCTGCGTGTGCAAGATCTGCCGCGTCATCTTGGCCAACATTCTGGCGGCATGGTCGTCTGCCAGGGACAGCTTAGCTCTGTAGTGCCGCTTGAGGCGGCCAGCATGCCCGGGCGAGTAGTTGTGCAGTGGGATAAGGAAGATTGCGCTGATCTCAATCTGGTGAAGATCGATCTGCTGGGATTAGGAATGATGGCGGTGCTCGAAGATTGCATCGAACTGATCCCGCAGCATTACGGTGATCGCGTGGAATTGGCCCAGCTCCCGCAAAATGATCCGCAGGTCTATGAGGGACTGCAGCAAGCCGACACTGTTGGACTCTTTCAGGTAGAGAGCCGAGCGCAGATGTCGGCGCTTCCACGCAATCGTCCGAAATGCTTCTACGACATCGTGATTCAAGTGGCGATCATTCGGCCCGGTCCGATTGTGGGCAAGATGATGAATCCCTATTTGAAACGCCGGCAAGGCCTTGAGCCTGTCAGCTATGCTCATCCAAAACTCGAGCCGGTATTAAAACGCACCCTTGGCGTTCCACTCTTTCAGGAGCAGCTTCTGCGCATGGCGATGGTGGTTGCCAACTTTAGCGGAGGCGAAGCCGAGGAGCTACGTCGCGCGATGGGTAATAAACGCTCCCAGGCCAAAATGGCAGTTATTGAAACGCGGCTGCGTAGCGGCATGACCGAGAACGGTATCGGTCAGCAAGCTCAGGACGAAATCGTTCAGTCCATCGTCTCGTTCGCATTGTACGGATTCCCCGAATCGCACGCCGCCAGCTTCGCGCTGCTGGCGTATGCCAGCGCATATCTCAAGTGTCACTATCTGGCGGCGTTCACAGCAGCCCTTCTAAACAATCAACCGATGGGTTTTTATCATCCAGCGACGATCGTGAAAGACGCGCAGCGGCATGGATTGAGGATTCGGCCTGTGGATGTGACGCGTTCATATTGGCCCTGCACCCTCGAATGCGAGTGCGGCGGCGACGCTCCGCATAACCGGCCCAGCTGCGGCATTTCATTGCGTATGGGATTGCGCTATGTTCGCGGCCTGCGTGAAGAAGCGGCGCTGGCTTTGGTGAATGAACGCAATCGCAAAATATTTTCTTCGGTGGACGATTTAGCGCGTCGTGTTCCGGAGTTGCGTCGGAATGAATTAAACACGCTCGCACAGATTGGAGCTTTGAACGGACTCGGGGGACCTTTTTCGCCGAGTCAACATGCTGCTGCAGATTTGGGGAAGGGCACCGGCTTCAGACGTGCCGATAAGAATTCGGAAATTAATTCGGCTTTAGCCGCTGAGGTAAGTACTTTTAATGAAGGCGTTCTTTCCACAAAACCTGAGCACGCTAAGGAGGGAGAAATATCGCAACCACTTTCGGCACGACTGAAAGTCGATGCCCTGACGCGAACCGAGAATCAAAAGTATTTTTCGGCACGTCAAGCCCTGCCTAACGCGAAATTCCACCGCCGCGACGTATTGTGGCAAGTGGAGAAAGCAGCATGGGTGGAAGGACCTTTAATCGCGGATATCGTGGAGCCTGATCCCCCATCACCTCTAGCGCAAATGACATCCGAAGAGCGCCTCATCGCCGATTACCACGGAACTGGCCTGACGGTTGGGCCGCATCCCATGCTTTATCGCCGCGAAGAGATGAATCGCATGCGGGTGGTTCGGGCTATCGACCTGTGCCACTTAAAACACGGGCAATTCACTCGTATCGCAGGCTGTGTGATTGCAAGGCAACGTCCCGGAACCGCTAATGGCTTTATCTTTCTTAGTCTTGAGGACGAAACCGGAATCTCCAATGCGATCATCATGCCCGATCTGTACGATCAGAACCGCTTACTAGTCATCCACGAGCGTTTTCTTTTAATTGAGGGGATTCTGCAGAACGTGGAGAACGTGATTTCTGTAAAGGCCTTGCGAGTGAGCCGGCTAGAGATCACTGACGCCGTGACTCGGTCCCATGACTTTCACTAG
- a CDS encoding DUF2934 domain-containing protein, with amino-acid sequence MARAKGSNKTTANANGDAGSNGAATASKKKIPSSVLQMSSAAESKAANADVPLPSRATDTSVYLSVSEDRIRQRAYELYMQRGGQHGKHVDDWFRAEAELRGHR; translated from the coding sequence ATGGCAAGAGCAAAAGGTTCCAATAAAACGACGGCTAACGCTAACGGCGACGCTGGGAGCAATGGCGCCGCCACCGCATCAAAAAAGAAAATCCCGAGCTCTGTTCTACAAATGAGCTCTGCTGCCGAAAGCAAGGCCGCTAATGCGGACGTCCCGCTGCCCTCACGGGCTACCGACACTAGTGTCTACCTTAGCGTGAGCGAAGACAGAATCCGTCAGCGCGCTTATGAGTTGTACATGCAGCGCGGCGGACAGCACGGAAAACACGTGGATGACTGGTTCCGCGCAGAGGCAGAACTGCGAGGCCACAGATAA
- a CDS encoding CBS domain-containing protein — protein MQTNTYSLLFLALSSLILLLQIGLLILQFRKQQQNQRSPLHLLSGVRVSQVMNEIPAASPHDTLESVQEIMFAREVFAMPVLDEDGELAGMISMSDIVKIDRSERGQVQVDAVYSRDLKCAFPDQTMHEVVERMREFHLANFPVVSRRNEKRLLGMVTKADVMLAYRKMTLELSL, from the coding sequence TTGCAAACAAACACTTACTCACTACTGTTTCTCGCGCTAAGCAGCCTGATCCTGCTTCTTCAAATCGGGCTTTTGATCCTTCAATTTCGCAAACAGCAACAAAACCAGCGTTCCCCTCTGCATCTTCTCTCTGGTGTGCGCGTCTCGCAGGTGATGAACGAAATTCCGGCAGCCTCCCCTCATGACACGCTCGAATCTGTGCAGGAGATCATGTTCGCGCGAGAGGTGTTCGCCATGCCGGTGCTCGACGAAGACGGCGAGCTTGCCGGCATGATCAGCATGTCCGACATCGTGAAGATCGACAGGAGCGAGCGAGGACAAGTTCAGGTAGATGCCGTTTATTCACGCGATCTGAAATGCGCATTTCCTGATCAAACGATGCATGAAGTGGTGGAGCGCATGCGTGAGTTTCATCTCGCCAATTTTCCCGTTGTTTCGCGGCGCAATGAAAAACGCCTGCTGGGCATGGTCACTAAAGCGGACGTCATGTTGGCTTATAGGAAGATGACTCTGGAACTGTCGCTCTAA
- a CDS encoding heme lyase CcmF/NrfE family subunit, producing the protein MPLFGSFALLFALVLSGYCLLFGALALRRQAVGIQSDGLAETARRAGIAIWVAVAGAAFALVWAALNNDFSVAYILHHTNRDLPTPYKFAALWSGQEGSLLFWAFLLSTYGLVLRLRHKVDVKLTAYASTILAAVQLFFLLLLNFAARPFALVTGNIPADGNGLNPLLQYPEMVIHPPMLYLGYVGFAVPFAFALGALIMKYPGEKWIHITRRWTMVTWGFLTCGIFLGAHWAYSVLGWGGYWGWDPVENASFFPWLTGTAFLHSVMMQEKRGMLKTWNVWLIFSTFMLSIFGTFLTRSGVVSSVHAFAQSSIGEWFMWFLGTIFTVCLYFYIRNRDHLRSEHRLESLLSRESSFLFQNLVLLASCFAILWGTLFPVLSEWVQGHKVTVGPPFFNRVNVPIAMFLLLLTGVAPLLAWRSTSWASLKRNFTIPVIAAVATAIILMGFGVRPWEDAAHFYSLMAISLAALVTATIISEFVRGGRVIARHTGQNLFASMVTLTRRNTRRYGGYIVHFGVVVIVIGLAGAAFNQQKEQELGFHEQMQIGPYTLVCDNYTQEDNPNYSIEYAILNVYKNGKPIGQMFPAKKFFKASQQPDTIVANHSTPIEDLYVIYAGKNLDTDKPIIKVFINPLVMWIWTGVWVLIFGTVVAMIPSISAAAVPSAQRLRPATVPLPVNSEPVEAGD; encoded by the coding sequence ATGCCTCTGTTTGGAAGCTTCGCACTGCTCTTCGCTCTGGTCTTGAGCGGATATTGCCTGTTGTTCGGGGCTCTTGCTCTCCGGCGGCAAGCCGTGGGTATTCAAAGCGATGGACTTGCGGAAACCGCGCGCCGAGCAGGGATCGCAATCTGGGTAGCCGTTGCCGGAGCCGCCTTTGCCTTAGTTTGGGCGGCACTGAATAATGACTTCTCGGTGGCCTACATCCTGCACCACACCAATCGCGACCTTCCCACTCCTTACAAGTTTGCCGCACTTTGGTCGGGGCAGGAAGGCTCCCTGCTCTTCTGGGCGTTTTTGCTAAGCACTTATGGGTTGGTGCTGCGTCTGCGGCACAAGGTGGACGTAAAGCTTACGGCATATGCCTCCACAATCCTGGCAGCAGTGCAGCTTTTCTTCTTGTTGCTACTCAACTTTGCCGCCCGACCCTTCGCACTCGTAACCGGGAACATCCCAGCGGATGGCAATGGACTTAATCCACTACTCCAGTATCCCGAAATGGTGATTCACCCCCCAATGCTGTACTTGGGATACGTGGGATTCGCGGTCCCGTTTGCCTTTGCACTCGGTGCCCTGATCATGAAGTACCCGGGTGAGAAATGGATCCACATTACCCGTCGTTGGACCATGGTTACTTGGGGATTCCTGACATGCGGGATTTTTCTCGGTGCCCACTGGGCGTACTCGGTGCTTGGCTGGGGTGGCTATTGGGGCTGGGATCCCGTCGAAAACGCGTCTTTCTTCCCTTGGCTGACAGGAACGGCCTTCCTGCATTCGGTGATGATGCAGGAGAAGCGAGGCATGCTGAAAACGTGGAATGTCTGGCTTATCTTCTCCACGTTCATGCTTTCCATTTTTGGGACCTTTCTCACTCGTAGCGGCGTTGTAAGTTCGGTGCACGCGTTCGCGCAGTCCTCGATTGGCGAATGGTTCATGTGGTTTTTGGGAACTATCTTCACGGTCTGTCTCTACTTCTACATCAGGAACCGCGATCACCTGCGGAGCGAGCATCGCCTGGAATCGTTGCTTTCCCGCGAATCCAGTTTCCTTTTTCAAAACCTCGTGCTCCTCGCGTCATGCTTTGCGATTCTTTGGGGAACTCTGTTCCCGGTGCTTTCAGAATGGGTTCAGGGGCACAAGGTTACAGTTGGACCACCGTTTTTCAATCGCGTAAACGTTCCCATTGCAATGTTCCTCCTGTTGCTAACCGGCGTAGCGCCCCTACTAGCCTGGCGGAGCACATCGTGGGCAAGCTTGAAACGCAACTTCACTATCCCGGTAATTGCCGCCGTAGCTACCGCAATTATCTTGATGGGCTTTGGTGTGCGGCCTTGGGAAGATGCCGCTCATTTCTATTCGCTAATGGCGATTTCGCTGGCTGCTCTGGTAACAGCAACCATCATCTCTGAGTTTGTTCGCGGTGGCCGAGTGATCGCCCGACACACGGGACAAAATCTCTTCGCCTCGATGGTGACTCTCACGCGCCGAAACACGCGTCGCTACGGTGGATACATCGTCCACTTCGGCGTAGTGGTAATTGTGATCGGGTTGGCTGGTGCTGCCTTCAATCAGCAAAAAGAACAAGAGCTGGGCTTCCATGAGCAGATGCAAATCGGACCTTACACACTGGTTTGCGATAACTACACGCAGGAAGACAATCCGAACTACAGCATCGAGTACGCTATTCTGAATGTGTACAAAAACGGGAAGCCGATCGGACAGATGTTCCCGGCCAAGAAATTCTTCAAGGCGAGCCAGCAGCCCGACACTATCGTGGCAAACCATTCGACGCCGATTGAAGATCTCTACGTCATCTACGCCGGCAAGAACCTGGACACTGACAAGCCGATCATCAAGGTGTTCATAAATCCGCTGGTAATGTGGATCTGGACGGGAGTGTGGGTGCTGATTTTTGGCACGGTGGTAGCAATGATTCCATCGATCTCCGCCGCTGCAGTTCCCTCTGCTCAACGACTGAGGCCAGCTACCGTTCCTCTGCCAGTCAACTCTGAGCCGGTCGAGGCGGGTGACTGA
- a CDS encoding tetratricopeptide repeat protein gives MESSPTRFTSFSLKSFFILLAITASISQRDAIAAVKPIGESEFSKLLTQAENGSLTAETQVAKAYISGRVGKVNYEEAARWFRKASDQGDPDSQTNLGVLYLLGHGVERNESEAIRWFLRAASSGYSVAQHNLAVIYLSGWGAAKDPERALELLIRSATAGLDISQVDLAMIYLNGEIVPRDPELGIKWLKRAAHRDLPAANFLLGVCYENGNGVKADLARAIELYRKAADKGYAAAQNNLGRIYFQGTTGKQDKREALKWFSAAAEQGNGQSYLNLALCSLVGCAAVIDATAAYGWYLSAEASGVFIPQLFQNKFAELARELDESQIKQAQSNSQTWVAQHPSADFRTPVQLRHVPDAALALNRQPRTMENSEVFKTLWQQTPYMPPRLPNRDSVH, from the coding sequence ATGGAAAGTAGTCCAACGCGTTTCACATCGTTTTCCTTGAAATCGTTTTTCATCCTTCTCGCGATCACGGCATCTATATCTCAACGCGACGCGATAGCAGCTGTGAAACCGATTGGCGAGTCGGAATTTAGCAAGCTGCTCACCCAAGCCGAGAATGGCTCTTTAACTGCAGAGACTCAAGTAGCAAAAGCATATATTTCGGGCCGAGTGGGTAAAGTGAATTACGAAGAGGCAGCACGCTGGTTTCGTAAGGCAAGTGATCAAGGCGATCCCGACTCGCAAACAAATCTTGGCGTGCTCTATCTGCTGGGTCACGGGGTCGAACGCAACGAGTCGGAGGCAATTCGCTGGTTTCTGCGCGCAGCCTCGTCCGGCTATTCAGTTGCTCAGCACAACCTCGCAGTGATTTATCTCAGCGGCTGGGGAGCTGCGAAAGATCCCGAGCGAGCGCTGGAGCTCCTGATTCGTTCCGCAACAGCTGGTCTGGACATTTCACAAGTCGATCTTGCGATGATCTACCTGAATGGTGAGATCGTGCCACGCGACCCCGAACTCGGAATCAAATGGCTAAAACGCGCTGCTCATCGCGACCTTCCTGCGGCGAATTTTCTACTAGGTGTTTGTTACGAAAACGGGAATGGCGTAAAGGCCGATCTGGCCAGAGCTATTGAGCTTTACCGCAAGGCGGCCGACAAAGGTTACGCTGCCGCACAGAACAATCTGGGAAGAATCTATTTTCAGGGAACGACAGGTAAGCAGGATAAGCGCGAGGCCTTAAAGTGGTTTTCGGCAGCGGCGGAACAAGGAAACGGACAGAGTTATCTGAACCTTGCACTCTGCTCCCTGGTCGGCTGCGCAGCGGTCATCGACGCGACTGCCGCATATGGCTGGTACCTGTCTGCAGAAGCTTCTGGCGTTTTCATTCCACAACTGTTTCAGAACAAATTTGCCGAGCTCGCAAGAGAGCTCGACGAGAGTCAGATAAAACAGGCGCAATCGAATTCGCAAACTTGGGTTGCGCAACATCCTTCTGCGGATTTCCGCACTCCAGTTCAGCTCCGCCACGTTCCTGATGCCGCCTTGGCTTTGAACCGACAACCACGAACTATGGAAAACAGTGAGGTGTTCAAGACGTTATGGCAACAGACTCCATACATGCCGCCGCGTTTGCCCAATCGAGATTCCGTGCACTGA
- a CDS encoding LytTR family DNA-binding domain-containing protein, giving the protein MATDSIHAAAFAQSRFRALIADDQPSAREAISRLLEDDDSIEIVSECADGKEALAAIAEYAPDMLFVDVQLPEVPGFQVVESSREKIPAVVFMSALERYAARAFDAHAADYVVKPFHDERLLQAVERAKLRVQMERSMVSRPAPSRPTPVLVPNQESPKYLERLALRNGDRIFFQKVQQVDSFTSSANYVQVHCGSQAHRMRSTMNELEKKLDSRQFVRIHRCTIINIECLREFRPLPHGDYMVKLVDGKELTMSRNYRQQFRKALSALSYTQ; this is encoded by the coding sequence ATGGCAACAGACTCCATACATGCCGCCGCGTTTGCCCAATCGAGATTCCGTGCACTGATCGCCGACGACCAGCCTTCCGCCCGCGAAGCCATAAGCCGCCTTCTCGAGGACGACGACTCTATCGAGATCGTAAGCGAATGCGCAGACGGCAAAGAGGCCCTCGCCGCGATTGCCGAGTACGCACCCGACATGCTGTTTGTAGATGTTCAGCTACCTGAAGTACCAGGTTTCCAGGTAGTGGAATCGAGTCGCGAGAAAATTCCTGCAGTGGTTTTCATGAGCGCCCTCGAACGTTACGCTGCTCGGGCCTTTGACGCGCATGCCGCCGATTATGTGGTAAAGCCGTTCCACGACGAGCGTCTTCTCCAGGCTGTAGAGCGGGCCAAGCTTCGCGTGCAGATGGAGCGCAGCATGGTATCTCGGCCCGCGCCTTCCAGGCCCACGCCGGTGCTGGTTCCGAATCAGGAATCACCAAAGTACCTGGAACGCCTGGCGCTTCGCAACGGCGATCGCATCTTCTTTCAGAAGGTACAACAGGTTGATTCCTTCACGTCATCGGCTAATTATGTTCAAGTGCATTGCGGTTCCCAGGCGCACCGCATGCGGTCTACTATGAACGAGTTGGAAAAGAAGTTGGATTCCAGGCAGTTTGTTCGTATCCACCGCTGCACGATTATCAATATCGAGTGTCTGCGGGAGTTTCGTCCACTGCCTCATGGAGACTACATGGTGAAGCTGGTGGATGGAAAAGAGCTTACGATGAGCCGCAACTATCGCCAGCAATTCCGTAAAGCCCTGTCGGCGCTGAGCTACACACAATAA
- a CDS encoding cytochrome c-type biogenesis protein CcmH translates to MKVFRQLSISCLTVVLSVALLGASGDRARFTDLGHRMMCVCGCNQILLECNHVGCTYSDRMREQLLAATQRESSDENILQTFVKEYGTTVLAAPTMRGFDRVAWIMPFAVFLAGALMAVILIRNWKARQPAHAGLPGTTAALDTYRDQARRETFL, encoded by the coding sequence ATGAAGGTATTCCGGCAGTTGAGCATTTCCTGTCTCACGGTAGTGCTGTCCGTCGCGCTTCTTGGCGCTAGCGGGGATCGCGCTCGATTTACCGATCTGGGACACCGAATGATGTGCGTATGCGGGTGCAATCAGATACTTCTGGAGTGCAACCACGTTGGCTGTACCTACTCGGATCGCATGCGCGAACAGCTCCTCGCCGCCACTCAGCGCGAGAGTAGCGATGAAAATATCCTGCAAACCTTCGTGAAAGAGTACGGAACTACGGTGCTGGCTGCTCCTACCATGCGCGGCTTTGATAGGGTTGCATGGATCATGCCTTTCGCAGTCTTTCTGGCGGGTGCGCTCATGGCAGTGATTCTGATTCGCAACTGGAAAGCGCGTCAACCTGCGCACGCGGGGCTACCTGGCACAACTGCGGCGCTGGATACTTACCGCGATCAGGCACGCAGGGAGACGTTCCTTTGA
- a CDS encoding DNA polymerase Y family protein → MLFACIYVPEFPVQAIARTASELRERPVAVLDGTPPLLTIIAANQQARELGVDIGMTKVQSEACPNIHLCRRSIAQEEAAYSALLDCTYAFSPRVEDSSRRTANPDDKTKSSDTVILDITGLERLFGSPSIIARRIRSHVSTMGLAASVAIAGNPDSAMYAARGFSGMTIIVPGTEAKRLGSLPIQLLQPPAEMLETFERWGIRDFAALAALPEIALSQRLGQEGLHLQKLAQGRTERTLVPAESITKFEESIELEDAVELLEPLAFILNRLLEQICARLAARSLAANELRITLELTGHEDQSIEEQEQSKSTYQRSFQFPVPMQDSRTFLKLLQLDLAAHPPGGPVKKIFLAAEAAPPRFAQSGLFLPRGPAPERLELTLARIRGIAGDDRVGSAELLDTHAPSGFRMCAFRPYTKASKSHDRPRTQRTALRIFRPPLAIKVQMQNEMPARVFFRGQTHRVTAAAGPWRNNGGWWTTQAWTRDEWDIELRAEQSSPMLVRMYRDLNSAKWYLEGAFD, encoded by the coding sequence ATGCTTTTTGCCTGCATTTACGTTCCCGAGTTCCCTGTACAAGCCATTGCACGCACTGCGTCTGAGCTGCGTGAGCGACCGGTAGCCGTGCTCGATGGCACTCCACCGCTGCTCACGATCATTGCTGCCAATCAGCAGGCGCGGGAGCTAGGCGTCGATATCGGCATGACGAAGGTGCAATCGGAAGCGTGCCCAAATATTCATCTCTGCCGGCGATCGATTGCCCAGGAGGAAGCTGCATATAGTGCGCTGCTCGATTGCACTTATGCTTTCTCTCCGCGCGTCGAAGACAGCTCCCGACGTACCGCAAATCCTGATGACAAGACCAAATCCAGTGACACCGTGATTCTGGATATCACTGGCCTGGAACGCCTTTTCGGATCTCCCTCCATCATTGCTCGCCGAATCCGTTCACATGTTTCCACAATGGGACTTGCAGCCAGTGTTGCGATTGCCGGCAATCCTGATTCGGCCATGTATGCTGCGCGCGGCTTCTCTGGAATGACCATCATTGTTCCCGGCACGGAAGCCAAGCGACTCGGTTCTTTGCCAATTCAGCTACTCCAACCTCCTGCGGAGATGCTCGAAACGTTTGAGCGATGGGGTATCCGTGATTTTGCTGCACTCGCCGCACTCCCGGAGATCGCGCTGAGCCAGCGGCTTGGGCAGGAAGGGTTGCATCTGCAAAAGCTCGCGCAAGGACGAACCGAGCGCACTCTTGTCCCGGCCGAATCGATCACCAAATTCGAAGAATCGATCGAGCTCGAAGATGCAGTTGAGCTGCTCGAGCCACTGGCGTTTATTTTGAATCGCCTGCTCGAGCAAATCTGTGCGCGCCTCGCGGCGCGATCACTTGCTGCCAACGAGTTGCGGATTACGCTGGAGCTGACCGGGCATGAAGATCAATCCATTGAGGAACAGGAGCAGAGTAAGAGCACCTATCAGCGCAGCTTCCAGTTCCCTGTTCCAATGCAGGACAGCCGGACATTCCTGAAACTACTGCAACTCGACCTTGCCGCGCATCCCCCAGGCGGCCCGGTAAAGAAGATTTTTCTGGCTGCGGAGGCCGCTCCTCCTCGCTTCGCACAATCAGGATTATTTCTTCCCCGCGGGCCAGCGCCGGAAAGGCTCGAGCTCACGCTTGCTCGCATTCGCGGCATCGCCGGCGACGATCGCGTAGGCTCTGCCGAATTGCTCGACACTCACGCTCCCAGTGGCTTTCGCATGTGTGCATTCCGTCCATATACAAAAGCCTCGAAGAGTCATGACAGGCCGCGCACGCAGCGGACGGCGCTACGCATCTTTCGTCCACCGCTTGCGATTAAAGTTCAAATGCAAAATGAAATGCCTGCGCGTGTCTTTTTTCGCGGACAGACACACCGCGTAACCGCCGCGGCAGGGCCATGGCGCAATAACGGCGGCTGGTGGACCACTCAAGCATGGACCCGCGACGAATGGGATATCGAACTCCGAGCAGAGCAATCTTCGCCAATGCTGGTGCGTATGTACCGCGATCTAAATTCAGCGAAGTGGTATCTCGAAGGGGCATTTGATTAA
- a CDS encoding response regulator — translation MSKTVLLVDDNPVQLSTRQTVLSQAGLEVQIATSADSALALLRSLSDAQKIGVIVTDHVMPEATGSDFVRLVRKVNPEVPVIVISGLAEAEQEYAGMDILFRQKPCPPPELIKLVKSAVAKSEQR, via the coding sequence TTGAGCAAAACTGTTCTCCTGGTTGATGACAATCCGGTTCAGCTTTCGACTCGGCAGACGGTGCTAAGCCAGGCCGGACTCGAGGTACAGATCGCCACCAGTGCCGACAGCGCACTTGCCCTGCTTCGCAGCCTCTCCGATGCCCAGAAGATCGGGGTAATCGTCACGGACCACGTCATGCCGGAAGCCACCGGGTCGGACTTTGTCCGTCTTGTCCGCAAGGTAAATCCCGAGGTTCCCGTCATTGTTATCAGTGGATTGGCCGAAGCAGAACAGGAATATGCCGGCATGGATATCCTGTTCCGTCAGAAGCCATGCCCGCCCCCGGAATTGATCAAACTCGTCAAGTCGGCCGTTGCTAAGTCAGAACAACGGTGA